In the Pseudomonas sp. ADAK2 genome, one interval contains:
- a CDS encoding LysR family transcriptional regulator, which yields MLQKSLIRRLDLITLQLFVAVHEEGTLTRAATREAIAVSAASKRLMELEEAFGISLFVRQAKGMTLTPAGETLLHHARQMLFNVEKMGLELGEHSHGIRGYVRMLANLSAIIQFLPEDLRDFSERHPQVKTDLEERPSSGVIQGVLDGVADLGICSSDSDVKGLHSVLYRQDKLVVLMPPDHPLASRETLAFADTLGSDYVGLHAASSINMRTHAAARKAGKVLRLRIHVPGFDAMCRMVQANMGIGILPQKAYELFGRALGLHAVPLTDDWSDRALILVVRDEAGLSPVSRMLFEQLRGHA from the coding sequence ATGCTGCAAAAAAGCCTGATCCGCCGCCTCGACTTGATCACCCTCCAGCTGTTCGTCGCTGTCCACGAAGAGGGCACGCTGACCCGTGCTGCCACGCGAGAAGCGATCGCGGTGTCGGCGGCCAGCAAGCGCTTGATGGAGCTGGAGGAAGCGTTCGGGATTAGTCTGTTTGTGCGCCAGGCCAAGGGCATGACCCTGACGCCGGCCGGGGAAACCCTGTTGCACCATGCCCGGCAGATGCTGTTCAACGTCGAGAAAATGGGGCTGGAACTGGGGGAGCACAGCCATGGGATTCGCGGCTACGTGCGGATGCTGGCCAATCTGTCGGCGATCATTCAGTTCCTGCCCGAAGACCTGCGCGACTTTTCCGAGCGTCATCCCCAGGTCAAGACTGACCTCGAAGAACGGCCCAGCAGTGGGGTGATTCAAGGCGTGCTGGATGGCGTGGCGGACCTTGGAATCTGTTCCAGCGACAGCGACGTCAAAGGCCTGCACAGCGTGCTCTATCGCCAGGACAAACTGGTGGTGTTGATGCCGCCGGATCATCCCTTGGCCAGCCGCGAAACCCTGGCGTTCGCCGATACCCTGGGCAGCGATTACGTCGGCCTGCATGCCGCCAGTTCGATCAACATGCGCACCCACGCCGCCGCGCGCAAGGCCGGCAAAGTGTTGCGGCTGCGGATTCATGTGCCGGGGTTCGATGCGATGTGCCGGATGGTCCAGGCCAACATGGGCATCGGCATCCTGCCGCAAAAAGCCTATGAACTGTTTGGCCGGGCGCTGGGGTTGCATGCGGTGCCGTTGACCGATGACTGGTCGGATCGGGCGCTGATTCTGGTGGTGCGCGATGAAGCGGGGTTGTCGCCGGTGAGCCGGATGTTGTTTGAGCAGTTGCGCGGGCATGCCTGA
- a CDS encoding aminotransferase class I/II-fold pyridoxal phosphate-dependent enzyme, which translates to MDQTANTFTNYRKLIALADHDWETAEAGKVAGLNVDIRSANRMVDQYGRAFHHFCTTSYLGLDHHPDLLKGAMSTLWETGTLRVANSKNRCKLAILEQYESELSDLFGARCLSTLSCSAASAGILPLLASGVFTENRPPVMVFDRLAHYSMNHLKAACADETKVVTCPHNDMDFLEQQCQQNGTVAYIADGAYSMGGVADMASLLYLKERYGLFLYLDDSHALSAVGTGGAGLVRPRLQALEDDCLIVASLAKSFGASGGLVMLGSERQQKLVQRYGGPSNWSQSLNSAAIGAGRASIKLHRTAEFAALQEKLQVNIQLFDSLISTEQHGSNMAIRLIRCGEAALANSLATELANLGFFTSAVFFPVVAQGQAAIRITLRADMEPGLIRHFCELISELLRTHGRDVGS; encoded by the coding sequence ATGGACCAGACCGCAAACACCTTCACCAACTATCGAAAACTGATCGCCCTGGCCGATCACGACTGGGAAACCGCCGAAGCCGGGAAAGTCGCGGGGCTCAACGTCGATATCCGCAGCGCCAACCGCATGGTCGATCAATACGGACGGGCCTTTCATCACTTCTGCACCACCTCTTACCTGGGCCTGGATCACCACCCCGACCTGCTCAAAGGCGCCATGAGCACCTTGTGGGAAACCGGCACCCTGCGCGTCGCCAATTCGAAAAACCGCTGCAAACTGGCGATCCTGGAGCAGTACGAAAGCGAATTGTCCGACTTGTTCGGCGCCCGATGCCTCAGCACCTTGTCGTGCAGCGCGGCGAGTGCCGGGATCCTGCCGTTACTGGCCAGCGGCGTGTTCACCGAAAACCGCCCGCCGGTGATGGTGTTCGACCGCTTGGCGCATTACTCGATGAACCACCTCAAAGCCGCGTGCGCGGACGAAACCAAAGTGGTGACCTGTCCGCATAACGACATGGATTTCCTCGAACAGCAGTGTCAGCAGAACGGCACGGTCGCGTATATCGCCGACGGCGCCTACAGCATGGGCGGGGTCGCGGACATGGCGAGTCTGTTGTACCTGAAAGAGCGCTATGGGCTGTTTCTGTACCTGGACGATTCCCATGCCCTCTCCGCCGTCGGCACAGGCGGCGCCGGCCTGGTACGCCCCAGATTGCAGGCCCTGGAAGATGACTGCCTGATCGTCGCCTCCCTGGCCAAATCGTTTGGCGCCAGCGGTGGCCTGGTGATGCTCGGCAGTGAACGGCAGCAGAAGCTTGTCCAGCGTTACGGCGGGCCGAGCAACTGGTCGCAAAGCCTGAACAGTGCGGCCATCGGTGCAGGCCGTGCCTCGATCAAGCTGCACCGCACCGCGGAATTCGCCGCATTGCAGGAAAAACTTCAGGTTAATATCCAGCTCTTTGACAGCTTGATCAGCACCGAACAACACGGCAGTAACATGGCGATTCGCCTGATCCGTTGCGGCGAAGCGGCGCTGGCCAACAGCTTGGCGACGGAGTTGGCCAACCTCGGTTTCTTCACCTCGGCGGTGTTTTTTCCGGTGGTCGCGCAAGGTCAGGCGGCCATCCGGATTACCTTGCGGGCCGACATGGAGCCCGGGTTGATCCGCCACTTTTGTGAACTCATCAGCGAACTGTTGCGTACTCACGGCCGGGATGTCGGCAGTTAA
- a CDS encoding MFS transporter produces MKNSTTLLVTCSTVFLAQLGMSIYLPALPEIARYLSADASQVSWGLAVYLIGMALPMLFWGSLGQRIGRKPVLLAALGIYGLGNLALPLGQTLESFLFFRLLQGIGASGISVMARVLIRDSFRGDLLAKALSWISISFVVALGIGQYLGSIIQVALGWPAIFYLLGGVSLLMAVIVARVAFPVLTDELRPSSSWPSYWRILRHRAFLLPALAGGLGYGVIIAFNTAAPLILQGPFNWSAVEYGLLGWPISAAYFLGALGVNRFVLRTGQHWLMTLGVGLVLAGSGVMLLGSVAGTSVALLFWLPYCFAVFGQSLNYPISLSLANEGSPVSGAYAMALSGFIHQMMAAVIGGIASLIASQQAWPLSLLCVLLALSAMLCVRFAPGRKTA; encoded by the coding sequence ATGAAGAACAGCACCACCCTCCTCGTCACCTGCAGCACGGTTTTCCTCGCGCAATTGGGCATGAGCATTTACCTGCCGGCATTGCCGGAGATTGCCCGGTATCTCTCGGCCGATGCGTCGCAGGTGTCGTGGGGGTTGGCGGTGTACCTGATTGGCATGGCGCTGCCGATGCTGTTCTGGGGCAGCCTGGGCCAGCGCATCGGACGTAAACCGGTGTTGCTCGCGGCGCTTGGCATCTATGGGTTGGGCAATCTCGCCCTGCCCCTGGGCCAGACGCTGGAATCGTTTCTGTTCTTCCGCTTGCTCCAGGGCATTGGTGCCAGCGGGATTTCGGTGATGGCGCGGGTGCTGATCCGCGACAGCTTTCGCGGTGACCTGCTGGCCAAGGCGCTGTCGTGGATTTCGATTTCCTTTGTAGTGGCGTTGGGCATCGGCCAATACCTGGGGTCGATCATTCAGGTGGCGCTGGGCTGGCCGGCGATCTTTTACCTGCTGGGTGGTGTAAGTCTGCTGATGGCCGTGATCGTGGCGCGGGTCGCGTTCCCGGTACTGACTGACGAACTCCGCCCGTCCTCCAGTTGGCCAAGCTACTGGCGCATCCTGCGTCATCGAGCGTTTCTGCTGCCGGCCCTCGCAGGAGGTCTGGGTTACGGGGTGATCATCGCGTTCAATACGGCGGCGCCCTTGATTCTGCAGGGACCGTTCAACTGGTCGGCCGTGGAATATGGGCTGTTGGGATGGCCGATCAGTGCGGCGTATTTTCTTGGGGCGCTGGGGGTCAATCGCTTTGTGCTGCGCACCGGCCAGCATTGGCTGATGACGCTGGGTGTCGGCCTGGTGCTGGCCGGCAGTGGGGTGATGTTGCTGGGGAGTGTGGCGGGGACTTCGGTGGCGTTGCTGTTCTGGCTGCCCTACTGCTTTGCGGTATTCGGCCAGTCGTTGAATTATCCGATCAGCCTGTCGCTGGCCAATGAGGGTTCGCCGGTCAGCGGTGCTTATGCGATGGCGTTGAGCGGTTTTATTCACCAGATGATGGCCGCCGTGATTGGCGGCATTGCCAGCCTGATCGCCAGTCAGCAGGCCTGGCCGTTGTCCTTGTTGTGCGTGTTGCTGGCCCTTAGCGCGATGCTCTGCGTGAGGTTCGCGCCGGGCCGCAAGACGGCTTAG
- the yiaY gene encoding L-threonine dehydrogenase: MSSTFFIPAVNIMGSGCLDEAMDAIGKYGFRKALIVTDVGLAKAGVAAMIAEKLAMRDIDSVIFDGAKPNPSIANVERGLGLLKESRCDFVVSLGGGSPHDCAKGIALCATNGGQIRDYEGVDQSEKPQLPLIAINTTAGTASEMTRFCIITDESRHVKMAIVDRNVTPLLSVNDPALMVAMPKSLTAATGMDALTHAIEAYVSTAANPITDACALKAITLISNNLRLAVRDGSDMAARENMAYAQFLAGMAFNNASLGYVHAMAHQLGGFYDLPHGVCNAVLLPHVQSFNALVCADRLTDVALAMGADIRGFSPEEGAQAAIAAIRSLAKDVEIPGGLRDLGAKLNDIPILAVNALKDACGLTNPRAADQRQIEEIFRSAF, encoded by the coding sequence ATGAGCAGTACGTTTTTCATCCCCGCCGTGAACATCATGGGCAGCGGTTGCCTCGACGAAGCCATGGACGCCATCGGCAAGTACGGTTTTCGCAAAGCGCTGATCGTCACTGACGTCGGGCTGGCCAAGGCCGGCGTGGCGGCGATGATTGCCGAGAAGCTGGCGATGCGGGACATCGATTCGGTGATTTTCGACGGCGCCAAGCCGAACCCGAGTATCGCCAATGTCGAGCGCGGCCTGGGCCTGCTCAAGGAAAGTCGCTGTGATTTCGTGGTGTCCCTGGGCGGCGGTTCGCCCCACGACTGCGCCAAAGGCATCGCCCTGTGCGCGACTAACGGCGGGCAGATCCGCGACTACGAAGGCGTCGATCAATCCGAGAAGCCACAACTGCCGCTGATCGCCATCAACACCACCGCCGGCACCGCCAGTGAAATGACCCGCTTCTGCATCATTACCGATGAATCACGCCACGTGAAAATGGCCATCGTCGATCGCAACGTCACGCCGCTGCTGTCGGTCAACGACCCGGCGCTGATGGTCGCCATGCCCAAGAGCCTGACCGCCGCCACCGGCATGGACGCACTGACCCACGCCATCGAAGCCTATGTCTCCACTGCCGCCAACCCGATCACCGACGCCTGTGCGCTGAAGGCCATCACCCTGATCAGCAACAACCTGCGCCTGGCCGTGCGTGATGGCAGCGACATGGCCGCCCGGGAAAACATGGCGTATGCGCAGTTCCTCGCCGGCATGGCGTTCAACAACGCGTCCCTCGGTTATGTGCACGCGATGGCCCACCAGTTGGGCGGTTTCTACGACTTGCCCCACGGCGTGTGCAACGCGGTGTTGTTGCCCCACGTGCAAAGTTTCAACGCACTGGTGTGCGCCGATCGCCTGACCGACGTGGCCCTCGCCATGGGCGCCGACATTCGCGGCTTCAGCCCGGAAGAGGGCGCGCAAGCCGCCATCGCCGCGATTCGCAGCCTGGCCAAAGACGTGGAGATCCCCGGCGGTCTGCGCGACCTCGGCGCCAAGCTCAACGACATCCCGATCCTCGCCGTCAATGCGTTGAAAGATGCCTGTGGCTTGACCAACCCGCGCGCGGCGGATCAGCGGCAGATCGAGGAGATTTTCCGCAGCGCGTTCTAA
- a CDS encoding DUF4917 family protein — protein sequence MTDFQDVDAQLEDWNALRTSASFSGLLLGNGASRAVWDDFGYDSLFDNARTVEEKPLSQSELSVFDALQTRSFEQVLSALKITSRVNKALAVSSAAPRNRYYAIKEALINTVHAVHIPWRLVVPSTLATINQELGRYRTVFTTNYDLLGNWAIQHSPDGVTDLFHGSEPSFDLSASATDKTRLLYLHGGLHLVRNQDGTARKLMSTEGTLLGSFAINNTIKTLDDVPLFVNEGPAQDKLKTIRSSDYLSFCYDQLLGHGEGLCIFGHALGEQDSHIIHALRQAKPKVVAVSIYPRTKAFIQHQKRHYAKGFEGTGVELRFFDSKTHALGSSKLTVPVEV from the coding sequence ATGACCGATTTCCAGGATGTCGATGCCCAACTTGAAGACTGGAACGCCTTGCGCACCAGCGCTTCGTTCAGCGGCCTGCTGCTGGGCAACGGCGCCAGCCGCGCGGTATGGGACGACTTCGGCTACGACTCGCTGTTCGACAACGCGCGCACCGTCGAAGAAAAGCCCCTGAGCCAGTCCGAGCTGAGTGTGTTCGATGCGCTGCAAACCCGCAGTTTCGAGCAAGTGCTGAGCGCGCTGAAAATCACCAGCCGCGTCAACAAAGCCCTGGCCGTCAGCTCCGCCGCGCCGCGCAATCGCTACTACGCGATCAAGGAAGCGCTGATCAACACCGTGCACGCGGTGCACATCCCGTGGCGGCTGGTAGTGCCTTCGACGTTGGCGACGATCAATCAAGAGCTGGGCCGCTATCGGACGGTGTTCACCACCAACTACGATTTGCTCGGCAACTGGGCGATCCAGCACTCACCTGATGGGGTGACTGATTTGTTCCACGGCAGCGAGCCGAGCTTCGACTTGAGCGCCAGCGCCACCGACAAAACCCGTTTGCTGTACCTGCACGGTGGTCTGCACCTGGTGCGCAACCAGGACGGCACCGCGCGCAAACTGATGTCGACCGAGGGCACGTTGCTCGGCAGCTTTGCGATCAACAATACGATCAAGACCCTGGATGACGTGCCGCTGTTCGTCAACGAAGGGCCGGCGCAGGACAAGCTCAAGACCATTCGCAGTTCGGATTATTTGTCGTTCTGTTATGACCAGCTATTGGGGCATGGCGAGGGCTTGTGCATCTTCGGGCATGCGCTGGGCGAGCAGGACAGCCACATCATCCATGCGTTGCGCCAGGCGAAACCGAAGGTGGTCGCGGTGTCGATTTATCCGCGTACCAAGGCGTTTATCCAGCATCAGAAGCGGCATTACGCGAAGGGGTTTGAGGGGACGGGGGTTGAGTTAAGGTTTTTTGATTCGAAGACGCATGCGCTGGGCAGTTCGAAGTTGACCGTGCCGGTTGAAGTCTAA
- a CDS encoding helix-turn-helix domain-containing protein, with protein sequence MSIRLKLLRKKLGVTLESLAEKSGMTKSYLSKVERGLNTPSIAAALKLAKALNVKVEELFSEDNISLDSYSLVRSDERQSLAANDHSPGYAVLAHQVSERSLLPFIIYPPSEFTDKTFKEHLGEEFLFVHEGQVEVDFMNERVLLNRGDALHFNAQKPHRIRSVGEVQAQLLVVVHSSEE encoded by the coding sequence ATGTCTATCCGTTTGAAATTACTCAGGAAAAAACTTGGCGTGACTTTGGAGTCCCTGGCCGAAAAGTCCGGCATGACCAAGAGTTATCTGTCGAAAGTCGAGCGCGGGCTGAACACCCCGTCGATTGCCGCTGCCTTGAAACTGGCCAAGGCGTTGAACGTGAAGGTCGAGGAATTGTTCTCCGAAGACAACATCAGCCTCGACAGCTACAGCCTAGTGCGCAGCGACGAACGCCAGTCCCTGGCCGCCAACGACCACAGCCCCGGTTACGCGGTGCTGGCCCATCAGGTCAGTGAACGCAGTCTGTTGCCGTTCATCATCTACCCGCCGAGCGAATTCACCGACAAGACCTTCAAGGAACATTTGGGGGAAGAGTTTCTGTTTGTTCACGAAGGGCAGGTGGAAGTGGACTTCATGAACGAACGGGTGCTGCTCAATCGCGGGGATGCGCTGCACTTCAATGCGCAGAAGCCGCATCGGATCCGGTCAGTGGGGGAGGTTCAGGCGCAATTGCTGGTGGTGGTGCATAGCAGCGAAGAATGA
- a CDS encoding aldolase, giving the protein MAKTLALPKDQLVKQALIQMQNTLADNTWTDRQKLALTCRILFENGHDSGLAGQITARGPQPGTYYTQQLGLGFDEITAGNLLLVNEDLEVLEGHGMPNPANRFHSWVYRARPDVNCIIHTHPTHVAALSMLEVPLQVSHMDLCPLYEDCAFLEAWPGVPVGNEEGEIIAGALGDKRAILLSHHGQLSTGASIEEACVIAQLIERAAKLQLLAMSAGTIKPILPELGREAHDWISKPKRHAAAFNYYARQNLRQHADCLN; this is encoded by the coding sequence ATGGCCAAGACCTTAGCACTCCCCAAAGACCAACTGGTCAAGCAAGCGCTGATCCAGATGCAAAACACCCTGGCGGATAATACGTGGACCGACCGGCAAAAGCTGGCCCTGACCTGCCGCATCCTGTTCGAGAATGGTCACGACTCCGGCCTGGCCGGGCAAATCACCGCTCGCGGCCCGCAGCCTGGTACTTATTACACCCAGCAACTGGGCCTGGGTTTCGATGAAATCACCGCCGGCAATCTGCTGCTGGTCAACGAAGACCTGGAAGTGCTCGAAGGCCACGGTATGCCCAACCCGGCCAACCGTTTCCATAGCTGGGTGTACCGCGCCCGGCCGGATGTGAACTGCATCATTCACACGCATCCGACCCACGTCGCTGCGCTGTCGATGCTTGAAGTGCCGCTGCAGGTCTCGCACATGGACCTGTGCCCGCTCTACGAAGATTGCGCGTTTCTCGAAGCCTGGCCCGGTGTACCGGTTGGCAATGAAGAAGGCGAAATCATTGCCGGCGCACTCGGCGATAAACGCGCGATCCTGCTTTCCCACCACGGCCAATTGTCCACCGGCGCCAGCATCGAGGAAGCCTGCGTGATTGCGCAACTGATCGAACGCGCGGCGAAGTTGCAGTTGCTGGCCATGAGCGCCGGGACGATCAAACCGATCCTGCCGGAGCTGGGCCGCGAAGCCCATGACTGGATATCCAAGCCGAAACGCCACGCCGCCGCCTTCAACTACTACGCTCGGCAGAACCTGCGCCAACACGCCGATTGCCTGAACTGA
- a CDS encoding dihydrodipicolinate synthase family protein has protein sequence MSTPTIHGIIGYTITPFSANGVDLEALGRSIDRLIDSGVHAIAPLGSTGEGAYLSDAEWDQVSEFSIKHVAKRVPTIVSVSDLTTAKAVRRARFAEAHGADVVMVLPASYWKLSETEILAHYRAIGDSIGVPIMLYNNPATSGTDMSVELILRIFNAVENVTMVKESTGDIQRMHKLQLLGDGQVPFYNGCNPLALEAFAAGAKGWCTAAPNLIPQLNLDLYEAVLANDLGKARELFYRQLPLLDFILKGGLPATIKAGLRATGLEVGDPRLPVFPLSEAGCSQLQGLLKALR, from the coding sequence ATGTCGACCCCAACCATTCACGGCATCATCGGCTACACCATCACACCATTCAGCGCCAATGGCGTCGATCTTGAAGCCCTCGGGCGCTCCATCGACCGCCTGATCGACAGCGGCGTCCACGCCATCGCGCCGCTGGGTAGCACCGGCGAAGGCGCTTACCTGAGCGATGCGGAGTGGGATCAGGTCAGCGAGTTCAGTATCAAGCACGTGGCGAAACGGGTGCCGACCATCGTCAGCGTGTCCGACCTGACCACCGCCAAAGCCGTGCGCCGTGCGCGCTTCGCCGAGGCTCATGGCGCCGATGTGGTGATGGTATTGCCGGCGTCCTACTGGAAACTCAGCGAAACGGAAATCCTCGCCCACTACCGCGCCATTGGCGACAGCATCGGCGTGCCGATCATGCTCTACAACAACCCGGCCACCAGTGGCACGGACATGTCGGTGGAGCTGATCCTGCGGATTTTCAACGCCGTCGAAAACGTCACGATGGTCAAGGAAAGCACTGGCGACATCCAGCGCATGCACAAACTGCAATTGCTCGGCGATGGTCAGGTGCCGTTCTATAACGGCTGCAACCCGTTGGCGCTGGAAGCGTTTGCGGCCGGGGCAAAAGGCTGGTGCACGGCGGCGCCGAACCTGATCCCACAGCTCAATCTCGACCTGTATGAAGCGGTACTGGCCAATGACCTGGGCAAGGCGCGTGAGTTGTTTTATCGCCAGTTGCCGCTGCTGGACTTTATTCTCAAGGGTGGTTTGCCGGCGACGATCAAGGCCGGGTTGCGCGCGACCGGGCTGGAAGTGGGGGATCCACGGTTGCCGGTGTTTCCACTGAGCGAGGCGGGTTGCAGCCAGTTGCAGGGGTTGTTGAAAGCCTTGCGCTGA
- a CDS encoding YegP family protein, with amino-acid sequence MSGWYEVSKTSNGQFRFVLKAANAETILNSEHYTTRAAADGGIASVQKNSPLDERYEKKTTKDGHPYFNLKAGNHEVIGSSEAYSNDAAREKGIASVKANGPTTVIKDKTLPVL; translated from the coding sequence ATGTCCGGATGGTACGAAGTGAGCAAAACCAGCAACGGGCAGTTTCGGTTTGTGCTGAAAGCAGCCAATGCCGAAACCATTCTGAACAGCGAGCACTACACCACCCGCGCCGCTGCCGATGGCGGCATCGCCTCGGTGCAGAAAAACAGCCCGCTGGATGAGCGCTACGAGAAAAAGACCACCAAGGATGGCCATCCTTACTTCAACCTCAAGGCCGGTAATCACGAGGTCATCGGCAGCAGCGAGGCGTATTCCAACGATGCCGCACGGGAGAAGGGGATTGCCAGTGTGAAGGCCAACGGGCCGACGACGGTAATCAAGGACAAGACGCTGCCGGTGCTCTAA
- a CDS encoding ribbon-helix-helix domain-containing protein — MCELYVKADPILYESRSRSLRICGVVTTLRLENQFWDILSEIAEVDGMTTNQLIAKLYEEVMDYRGEVVNFASFLRVSCMRYLSQRRVQAPELSVVRTAVK; from the coding sequence ATGTGCGAGCTCTACGTCAAGGCCGATCCGATCCTCTACGAATCGCGCTCCCGCTCGCTGCGCATCTGCGGGGTGGTCACCACCCTGCGTCTGGAGAATCAGTTCTGGGACATCCTCAGCGAAATCGCCGAAGTCGACGGCATGACCACCAACCAGTTGATCGCCAAACTGTATGAAGAGGTGATGGATTATCGCGGGGAGGTGGTGAATTTTGCTTCGTTCCTGCGGGTGAGTTGCATGCGGTATTTGTCGCAGCGTCGGGTGCAGGCGCCGGAGTTGTCGGTGGTTCGCACTGCGGTGAAATAG
- a CDS encoding DJ-1/PfpI family protein encodes MAAKKILMLVGDYVEDYEVMVPFQALLMVGHTVHAVCPEKTAGQTVRTAIHDFEGDQTYSEKPGHLFALNFDFAKVKAGDYDALLVPGGRAPEYLRLNEKVLELVRDFDKAGKPIAAVCHGAQLLAAAGILEGRECSAYPACAPEVRLAGGTFIDIPVTEGHVQGNLATAPAWPAHPNWLAGFLGLLGTKITL; translated from the coding sequence ATGGCTGCCAAGAAAATCCTGATGCTGGTCGGCGATTACGTCGAAGACTACGAAGTGATGGTGCCGTTCCAGGCGCTGCTGATGGTCGGCCACACCGTGCACGCCGTGTGCCCGGAGAAAACCGCCGGCCAGACCGTGCGCACCGCGATCCATGACTTCGAAGGCGACCAGACCTACAGCGAAAAACCCGGTCACCTGTTTGCCCTGAATTTCGACTTCGCCAAGGTGAAGGCCGGCGATTACGACGCACTGCTGGTGCCCGGCGGTCGTGCGCCGGAGTACCTGCGCCTGAACGAAAAAGTCCTGGAACTGGTGCGGGACTTCGACAAGGCCGGCAAGCCAATCGCCGCCGTGTGCCATGGCGCGCAATTGCTCGCCGCCGCTGGAATTCTCGAAGGTCGCGAATGCAGCGCTTACCCGGCCTGTGCCCCGGAAGTTCGTTTGGCCGGTGGTACGTTCATCGATATCCCGGTGACGGAAGGCCACGTTCAAGGCAATCTGGCCACTGCGCCCGCCTGGCCGGCGCACCCGAACTGGCTCGCCGGTTTCCTCGGTTTGCTGGGCACCAAAATCACGCTGTAA
- a CDS encoding DMT family transporter — MSSRENTGMALGLLGVVIFSLTLPFTRIVVQEIHPLLNGLGRALFAAVPAAMLLLWRREKWPTWKQVKGLTLVIAGVILGFPVLSAWAMQTLPASHGALVNGLQPLCVALYAAWLSHERPSKAFWACAALGSALVLGYALISGAGSIQAGDLLMLGAIAVGGLGYAEGGRLAKEMGGWQVICWALVLSTPLLIGPVVYLALQHQGEISAKTWWAFGYVSLFSQFIGFFAWYAGLAMGGIARVSQIQLLQIFFTIAFSALFFGEHIEPITWLFAGGVIVTVMLGRKTAVKPARIATA, encoded by the coding sequence ATGTCCTCGCGCGAAAACACCGGCATGGCCCTCGGCCTGCTCGGCGTCGTCATCTTCAGCCTCACCCTGCCCTTCACGCGGATCGTCGTGCAGGAAATCCATCCGTTGCTCAACGGTCTGGGCCGCGCCTTGTTTGCGGCGGTGCCGGCGGCGATGCTGTTGTTGTGGCGACGTGAGAAGTGGCCGACCTGGAAACAGGTCAAGGGCCTGACCCTGGTGATCGCCGGGGTGATCCTCGGTTTCCCGGTGCTGTCAGCCTGGGCCATGCAGACGTTGCCGGCGTCCCATGGTGCGCTGGTCAACGGCCTGCAACCGCTGTGCGTGGCGCTGTACGCCGCGTGGCTGTCCCATGAACGGCCGTCAAAAGCCTTCTGGGCCTGCGCCGCGTTGGGCAGCGCGCTGGTGCTCGGTTATGCGCTGATCAGCGGCGCCGGCAGTATTCAGGCCGGTGATTTGCTGATGCTCGGGGCGATTGCCGTGGGCGGTTTGGGCTATGCCGAAGGTGGCCGATTGGCCAAGGAAATGGGCGGCTGGCAGGTGATCTGCTGGGCGCTGGTGCTGTCGACGCCGTTGCTGATCGGGCCGGTGGTGTACCTGGCGCTGCAACATCAGGGCGAGATCTCGGCCAAGACCTGGTGGGCGTTCGGCTACGTCTCGCTGTTTTCGCAGTTCATCGGGTTCTTTGCCTGGTACGCCGGGTTGGCGATGGGCGGGATTGCGCGGGTCAGTCAGATCCAGTTATTGCAGATCTTCTTCACGATTGCGTTTTCGGCGTTGTTCTTTGGCGAACACATCGAGCCGATTACCTGGCTGTTTGCGGGTGGGGTGATTGTGACGGTGATGTTGGGGCGAAAAACAGCCGTCAAACCCGCCCGCATTGCCACCGCATAA